CCCCACCCGCAAAGAGGTTTCTAGGTTAACGTTGGTTTCTGTTTTAATCCTTCGTCCTAAAGTCGTGCGCTGTAGGGTTTCCGGGGAAGCGGTGGCCAGAAAACCCTCTGGGAGAATTTCCTCAACTGTCAAACAAACCCCATCCACAGCCACACTATCACCAATCATTAAATCTTGAATAATTGTATCAGAGGATACAGACAAATAGAGTCTGTCGGTATCCACGACCCGGATTGTTGCCAAGGCTTGAATTAATCCTGTAAACATCGGCTTTTTTCTCGACTATAAGTCCTTATGAGTGAAAGATTGGGCATTTTCCCCAGAATAATCGGCGACAATATGACCATCTCCGGCTAATTGATATTTGTAGGTCACTAATCCCTCTAATCCCACCGGACCGCGGGGAGGCATTTTTTGGGTACTGATACCCACTTCGGCCCCGAAACCGTAACGGAAACCATCGGCAAATCGAGTGGAACAATTATGAAAAACTCCGGCGGCATCGACTCGATCGCTAAAGGTTTTGGCCGTGTTAAAATTTTCGCTGACAATGGCTTCCGTGTGTCGAGAACCGTAATAATTAATATGTTCGATTGCCGATTCTAGACTATCGACAATTTTAATTGACAGGATTAAATCACTATATTCGGTTTGCCAGTCCTGTTCTGTGGCCAATGGTACGTTAATAATCTGACGAGTTGTTTCATCTCCCAATAATTTAACCTTTTTTTCCTCTAATGCCTGGGCCAATGCGGGTAAAAATTGTCTAGCGATGTCTTGATGAACCAATAAAGTTTCAATGGTATTACAAGCGGCAGGATATTGGGTTTTACCATCGACGGTAATCCTAATTGCTTTGCTTAAATCGGCTTCTTTGTCGATGTAGAGATGACAGATACCATCGGCATGACCGAGGACGGGAATGCGGGTATTATTTTGGATATAACGCACAAATTCGTTAGAACCTCTAGGAATAATTAAATCGATGTATTGCTCAAGTTTTAATAGTTCCTGAATTTCTTCTCTTGTTGTTAATAATCTTACCGCCGCTGGATTAACTTTAGTTTGACTCAAGGCCTGATGAATAATTGTTACTAAAGCTTGACAAGAACGGAGAGCCTCTTTCCCCCCTTTTAAAATAACGCCATTACCAGATTTTATCGCTAAACTGGTAATTTGAATTAAAGCATCGGGACGAGCTTCAAAAATAACCCCTAAAACCCCTAAAGGACAGGTTATTCTCCGAAGAGTTAAACCTTGATCTAATTCCCGATTAATTTGCATTGTAGCCAAAGGATCTGCTAATTTAGCCACATCTCGCACCCCGGCAATAGCGGCTTTTAATTTGCTGGAACTTAACTCTAATCGCGCACATAAAGCCGGAGATAATTCCATCGCCTTGGCGGTTTGAACATCGGCCATATTAGCTTCTAGTATCTTATCGGCATTGGCAGTCAAAGCCTCAGCAATAGCCTCTAAAGCTTCATTCCTTTCTTCGTTAGTCAGGATAGCCAGTTGACGACTCGCTTGACGGGTTTCTCTGGCGATTTCGGGGAGGGATAGAGAAGTTGTAACCATAGAAAATTAAACGTAATAACCGCTATCTTGTTTATTTTATCTTATTTTTGAGCAAGTTTCAGGGTCATTAGACCTCTTGTAAAAATCAAAAATTGTTGTTAGGGTTAGGATTCAGTAGCCAGGAGAATTAAGAATCAATAATAATTAATTAAATGGTCTATTTACAGATTTGGCTCTCTTGAGTTTGGTGGGTAAAATGTACTCTAAGATACAGTCCTGCCAGCGAGCGACTAGAACGAACCACAAAGACACAAAGGACACAAAGATCGATCCTATATAAGTTAAACTTATCACACAAAGAATAAGAAAACCCTGATTTTAGGCAATTTAATCTTTATTTTCGAGGTTTATTGAAGGTTATCAACTCTTGTCATGATCATCATAAATCTAGTTAAATAGAAAAAATAGCCGAAATTAGTGATTTTTCTATCCTAGACCTGTAGAGACATTATAGTTAACATCCCTACAGCATCTAGACTATCTAGACCAGATTGGCAATCAGACAGTTAGATACTTCTTGACGCGCCCAATTATCGGCGGCTAAAATATCATCTAGGCTAGGGGTAGAACTGTTATGAATTGTAAAGCGATCGCAAACTTTTTCGATCACCCGGGGAATATCTAAGAAGCTAATCTTTTCTTCTAAAAATAATGCTACCGCTTGTTCATTGGCCGCGTTTAATACTGCCGGCATTGCCCCACCCGCACGGCCAGCTGCGTAGGCTAATCCCATACAGGGATATTTTTGATGATCGGGTTCTTTGAAGGTTAAACTGCCGGCTTTAACTAAATTTAAAGGTTCCCAATCCGTATAAATTCTTTCAGGCCAAGACAAGGCATATAACAGGGGCAAACGCATATCAGGCCAGCCTAATTGGGCTAAAACTGAGGTATCCTGTAACTCAATTAAAGAGTGAATAATACTTTGGGGATGAATAACAATATCGATCGCATTATAATCGACACCAAATAAATAATGAGCCTCGATAACTTCTAGACCTTTATTCATTAACGTAGCCGAATCGATGGTGATTTTTCTGCCCATAGACCAGTTAGGATGTTTCAGGGCATCAGCTACGGTTACTTGCGGCAATTTTTCCACTGGTAAATCCCGAAAAGCACCCCCAGAAGCGGTGAGAATAATCTTTTTTAATCCCCCAGGGGGAACTCCCTGTAAACATTGAAAAATAGCTGAATGTTCCGAGTCAGCAGGTAATAATTTAACTCGGTGTTTTTCCACTAAAGGCAGCACCACCGGACCGCCAGCAATCAGGGTTTCTTTATTAGCGAGGGCGATATCTTTACCGGCAGTAATAGCGGCAATCGTGGGCAGCAATCCCGCACAACCGACAATTCCCGTGACGACGCTTTCGGAATCGCCATAACGGGCCACTTCGATTACTCCTTCCTTTCCTGCTAGGATAATCGGGGTATAGTCAAGGTCGGAAATTAGGCTTTTCAGGTCTTCTAGTTGACTTTCGTTGTTAATCGCCACGATTTGCGGGCGAAATTGCCGAATTTGCTCCGATAGTAGTTGAATATTATTACCCGTGGCTAATCCCACCACTTGAAACTTATCGGGATGATCGGTGACAATATCGAGAGTTTGAGTACCGATCGAGCCAGTAGAGCCTAAAATCGAGATTTTTTTCATAGAAACTTACTATAATTTGGGGATTAGCTTTTAATATACGTTCTCTGGTGTCCTTCCGGCACATCAGCGTAAATATTAAATATTTGTTAAAAAAGTTGATAGTTTGACCTTTTTATGCTATGGGTTAGAAAAAGTTAGCGATAGAGATGGTGACAGGGAAGAAATCCCATAGAAAGACCGATGGATGAGGCTGTCTAGCGGGGGGTATGGTTTGCTGTTAAATTTGGGTTAAGTCGCAGAAAAAACAACCGAACTTAAACTTAAGTTCGGCTAGATTTATCATCTATTTAACCACTAAATAAAACTAACTTTCTGTCGCCGTTGCCGTGGTGGGAGGCAACTTAATATTAGTAGCTAATCCTAGAATTTGCAGCAGACGAATGGTCATCCAAGTCAGGTCAACTTCCCACCATTGTAGGCCATGACGGGCAGAATACTGATAGGCATGGTGATTATTGTGCCAACCTTCACCGAAAGTTAAGATGGCAACCCACCAACAATTTTTAGAATTATCGTGGGATTCATGGCTAACATAACCAAATTTGTGAGTGGCGCTATTGACAAACCAAGTGGAGTGGAAAACTAAGACCAAGCGAACAAAAATTCCCCAAATTACAAACGGCCAACCACCCATAGCATAGAGAATTAAGCCTAAAACAATTTGGATAGGAACAAAATAATTTTGACAGAATTTATAGAAAGGATCGTCGGCGATATCTTGGGTAAAACGGGCAATTTCTTCGTCGGCAGGAATTTCGTGTAACATCCAACCCATGTGACTCCACCAGAAACCTTTATTAGAATCGTGGGGATCGGGAGCAGTATCAGAATATTTATGATGAATACGATGTAAACCTATCCATGAGATCGCACCCCCCTGACAAGCGAGGGTTCCGCACAAAACCAGAAAGTATTCTAACCATTTGGGAGTCTTAAAACTCCGATGGGAGACCAAACGATGGAAACCGAGGGTAATTCCTAAACCCCCGGTAATCCAATAAAGAATCAATGTCACTCCCACAGCACCCCAGCTAAAATTGCCAGGCAAGAAGGCTAAAAGAGCCACTAAGTGGATAAAAGCCATGTAGATGAGAGTCACCCAGTCGATGGGAAGTTTTTCGGAAGTCGCAACAGTCATTGAATAACCCAAAGGGAAACAACAGGAGACAGAGCATCATTGTCTTATCTGTCTCGATTTGACACAGGGGGAACTTTGACGCTTATTGACACTCCCGTCGCTAAAAGCGAGGGATTCTTGGTTCAACGAGTCCACTTAAATTAGATGCCTTGCGTTATCCAACCCAGAGGTGGTTCTCTCCCCAAGCATTACTTTTCGTATGCCCCACGATAGTTGTATTTCTACAAAATTTGCTTGAATTGAAGTGTTAGCTTCAAATACTGCTTTGTCTAGTTCCTGCAAAGATTTTACCTACCTACAGGTAGAAACTAGAACAATTAGGCAGAACCCCAGCTCTTGATTGTCAAGGTGCAGATAGCGTAGTGATTAGACTACATGGGTTTTTAGAGCGGTTGATTACCCTATCCGCTATACTTGTATGGTAGCTATTTTGCCTGGATAGGTCAAGACCCTTAAAAGAAGAAGTTATTCGAGATTTTGTCAGGAGACTGGACACCTATTTTTAATCGTGCTTCGTGTCACTGAGCTTGTCGAAGTGCTGTTCTAGGCTGCCCTTTGTTTCATCCCGTCGCTAAAAGCGAGGGCTTCGGCCGTGAGCTTAGCCGAACGGTCTTCACCCCGACATTTGAGATAAATAGTAACAAATATCACAGTCTATTGTTTGATGGATATCCCCTCTCTACTCCACAGGGCAGAAAAGGCCCTACTCCCCATCTTTTCGGAAATTGACGCACAGGTCAAGGAAAATCTCGCTAAAATCTTATTGGGAAAGTATGGCGAAGCGATTGATTTCCCTAGGTGAGGGTTTTTATAGGCAATGCTATCGGACGGGAAAGCCCCAGTCAATACAGCCTAATCTCTTCTAGAAACAGTAAATAAGGTAATTTATAGACAAAAAAAGATAAATAAGTCCAAAATATCTGTTTTATCCGATCAGAACTCTATATTTAGCCAGATTAAATAGAACTCAATGACTCTTAACTTACCTAAACAAATAGTTCAGGCTAATCATCCTCATCCCGTGGCGATCGGCGAAATTGTCTCGATAGCGATCGAAGCCCTCTGGAGTAATAAACTGCGGACTTTGTTAACCATGTTAGGGGTGATTATTGGCATTGCCTCCGTGATTGCTCTCACCTCCGTAGGCCAAGGAGTACAAAAAGCCACCGAACAAAAAATTCAATCTCTAGGTACTAATGTTTTACAAATTTTACCCGGAGAAGCCAGAACCGGGGGGATTAGTCTCGGCCGCGGTTCCAGTAGTACCTTAATCTGGGAAGATGCCAAAGTTATTCAAAATCAAGTTCCTGGTGTGCAGGTGGTCTCCGCCTATCTGCAGCGTCCAGCACCAGTGGTGGCGGGCCAGGTCAATCATGCCACTAATGTGGTGGGAATCGATCTCAACTACATGAAAGCCAGAAATACAGAACTCAGCCAAGGTCGATTTTTTACCGAGGAAGAAATGGCACAGGCGACACCAGTGGCGATTTTAGGCTCGACTCTGTTAACAGAACTCTTTGGCGATGATACTAATCCTATCGGCAAAAAGCTTTGGATTGAAAGAAAAAATAGTTACGAAATTATTGGGGTATTTGAGCCAAAAGGTGCAGAAGGTTCGATTGATCGCGACGATCAGGTCTTTATTCCTCTGAGCAATATGTCTTCTCGTCTGGTGGGCAATAATTCTTTAAGTGGTAAGGCCGTTAACGGCATTTATGTCAAAGTTGACCAGCAAGATCAGATGAAAAATGCCGAGTATCAAATTACTAATCTTTTGCGTCAGCGTCACAATCTCGCCGCTGCTCAAGCCGATGATTTTAGCATTAGAAACCAAACAGATGTGGTCAAAACCTTGACCACGGTAGTGGGTTTGTTTACAGTGATGCTGGTGGCTATCGCTGGCATTTCCCTAGTAGTCGGTGGTATTGGCATCGCTAATATCATGTTAGTTTCCGTGGTGGAACGCACCAGGGAAATCGGGATTCGCAAAGCTGTGGGGGCCACCCGTTCGGCCATCCTCCAGCAGTTTTTAGCGGAATCGGTGATGATTTCCCTGACTGGCGGCGGCATCGGTGTATTATCGGGAATTTTAGTCGCCCTCTGTAGCGCCCAGATTTTCCGATTTCCCTTTGTCTTGTCAGGTTGGTCGATAATCAGTGGATTTGGCTTATCTTTTATCGTTGGTTTGTTAGCAGGAGTAATTCCCGCCCGTTCTGCCGCTCATTTAGACCCGATTACCGCTTTACGACGGGATTGAGGCCAATACATCCTAAAAAACGATTAAGCCATCTTGAAGACGGATCACCCGCCTAGTTTGGGCAGCTACATCAGGATCGTGGGTGACAATCACAATCGTGATCCCCTGTTGATTGAGTTCGGTTAGTAAATCCATCAGTTCTTGGGAAGTTTGTGTATCTAAGGCCCCCGTCGGCTCATCGGCCAACACCAGAGCCGGTTGATTAACTAGGGCCCGGGCGATGGCGACTCGCTGTTGTTGTCCCCCGGAAAGTTGGCTAGGCCGATTGTGGAGATAATTAGTCAACCCAACTCTAGCTAAAGCTTGCATCGCTCTTTGACGGCGCCTTGGCTTGGGAACATTGGCATAGACCATCGGCAACATGACATTTTCTAGGGCAGTGGAGCGGGACAATAAATTAAATTGTTGGAAGACAAAGCCAATCCTCTGATTGCGAATATATGCCAGTTGGTTATCGTCCAAGTTCTTTAAGTTTCTGCCTTCTAAAATATATTGTCCCCCCGTCGGGCGATCGAGGCAGCCGATAATATTCATCAGGGTTGATTTCCCGGAACCCGAAGCTCCCATAATGGACACGTATTCCCCTGACTGAATTTCCAGATCTATGCCCCGAAGAACAGGAATTTTCACTTCCCCTAGAGAGTAAATTTTTGTAATTGTCTGCAAGAAAATCATCGTTTTTACCAGGGGTGATTTAATACCCACATTCCGCAGGTTGACAAACAAAAAAATCATTAAACCTGAAAGCCTTTCTGTGCAAGGGCTTCATCTAATTTAGTTCACTTGAATTAATCTGTTTCTTGATATTGATAATGAATCCTCCTTATTGAGAATTTGTTGAGCAAGGCTTGTACGATATTGCTTTGCGAAAATTATCCCTCTTTTGTCAGTTTAGGAAATTTCCAGGAAATTAGGCCGTTTCAGCCCAAGATAAATCAAGGTTTGACAAAAGAGGGGGGAGCATCTCACCTTTGTAACCCCTAAATCAGGTTTTATGTCAAGCTATTTTGAAAGCCTTGCTAGAAACCAGTTTTAGGGACAAGTGTAATTACTCACTTGCATAAATAAGATACTCCCAAAGAGGGATATTTATGAAGTGGAATCTGAACTGCGGAATGTTGGATATAATCCAATTATAGTCATTTCAGATAAGTCTGATACACTCTAGACCGACAAAACCCTTATGAACTCTGGGATTGATATTCTCAATCTTAATTGAAATGACTATATGTACTAAAAACAGGAAATTCATGACAGATATTCACTCGATCATCGGTATATTCCCCTCCAATGAAGAAGCAAACACAGTTGTATTGGAGTTACAAAAAAAAGGCTTCGATATCAAAAAACTTTCATTGCTAAAAACCATTGGCACCCCAAACATAGAGGGTGCAGACTTCCACCCACCTCACCCGGCAGGAATTCAACCCCCTCACCCAGAGGGGATGCAGCCTCCTTACCACCCAATGGGCATTCAACCCCCTCATCTGGAAGGAGTTCAACCTCCTGTCTCAGAAAGAGTTGAACCCCTTCATCCGGAAGGGGTTCAACCCCCCTGTACTCATTTCTTGCCCGGAAGATTACCATCTTCAGCAGTTGGCTTGGCCTTAGTAGGAGCAGAAGCAGCTGGAATACTATTTATTCCAGGCACAGGACCTGTTTTGATTGCCGGACCGATTGCGAGAACACTGGTAAGTTATGTGGAAAAAATGATTACTGATGGCCTTGATCCGGCGGCAATCTCAGCAACTGGGGGACTAACAGAGGGATTGGGCATTCCCAAGCATAAAGCACTGCAATACGAGACTGAAATCAGAGCAGGCAAATATGTTTTGCTGATATCGGGGAGTGAGGAAGATGTCAGTCAAGCTAAAAATAGCAGTGGAAGCATCTCACCTTTGTAACCCCTAAATCAGGTTTTTATGTCAATCTATTTTGAAAGCCTTGCTAGAAAACAGTTTTAGGGATAAATATAATTACTCACCTGCATGAATGAGATGCTCCCAATAGCAGAATAGCAGTCTTACTTCGCCTAAAGGGAGCATACCATTTTCGTAAAATTATTACCAATAGTAAGGCAATAGAAAGGGTTTCAGTTCCCCTGAGAATGGCTAACGTGCCAAATTGGGATGCTCCCCGCCTAAAAGATAAATTTTTGTAATCGTCTGCCAGAAAATCATCGTTTTTACCACGGGTGTTTTGGGATAATTTTGTCCTAGAAATTAGGTTAAGCACTGGAATGTCAAAAATGGCACTATGTTAACAAATATAAAGTAAATTTTTTCAGTGCTGTTTGACTATCAACTGCTATTTTTATCGGTAAGTTCCAACTATGTCCACATTTAAAGATGAATGTATCCAACTTTGTCCACTTTCTGGGAGTTATCTCAACTAGACACTTGATTAAAACTCTTTTTTTGCTCAAGAGAGGAAATTATTAAGAAATAAAAAATATCTGGAATCACTGGCAAATAGTGAGAATAAAATAAAAAAACTAAATAGTAAATATACGGAGAAATCAATCAATGTTAACACCAAGACATCCTCACCCCCCCGCTGCCCCGCAAAGCCCTCCTCCTGGTGTGCCTCAAAGTCCTCCTCCCGGAGCGCATCAAGGGTTTCCACCTGGTGGACACCAGAACAATCCTCCGGGGACACCGCAGCCCTTTGCACCGACTGGGGCAGGACCGGCCAATCTACCGCGTCTAACAGAACAAGATCAAGAACTCTTAAAACAATTACTCGGTAATGATGAACAGGCTCAAGCTTTAGGGGGAATGTTACAAAACTCACCGCCAGAAATTGCCGCTTTGGGTTATTTAATCTTACGAGTCTTTGAACGTAGTCAGTCCTAATTGGTCTGGTTCTTCGGTTGCTTGTCTGCTTACCAAAGAGCAGAAATGTCATAGTTGCCGAAGAACTTTTATACCGTTTTTTTGAGATACAACAATTTTGGCAATTCCTAATTTTTCCCTGATCACATAGTTATTTCCCTCTATAAGCCCTGGGAATTTACCTTTAGCACCTCTCAAAAAAACATTTTTAGATTCCATCCTACTCGGTCAATCCCTATCTACACAACCCCAGAGACTTAAGAGAGCGTTATCTTGATTTTCCCCGCCAGCTTAGGTCAGGATTCTGCCAGAGAAAATATAGTCAAACGAGGATAAAAATTTACCATGAACTCAGAACAAAAAATCAATACTCCCCAAAACGTCCCAGCACCAACACCATTTCCTAATCAGTCAGGAGTGATGCCCTCATTGCCGCCCACAGATGCCGGCCGGGGGGCGCCTCATAATCAAGGTGGAGTGAGTCCCTTCATGCCGCCCCCCTTGCCAGGAGATATCGAACCACCGCCCCATCCCCCCGACGGTACACCGTTGCCGAATGTCTGGATTTATGAAGGAGAAGCCTATGATCTCACGGAATTTATTGCCAAGCATCCGGGGGGACAATTTTTTATTGGACGTACCAAGAACAGAGATATAACCACGATTGTCAATATCTTTCATCCCAATCCTGAAAGAGTCAAAAAAGTCCTGCAAAAATATTCCCTTGGACAACAGGGAAGACCAGAGCATATTCATCCTAAATACAACGCTCCTGCCTTCTTATTTAAAGAGCATTTTAATGGTTGGCGGGATACTCCTCGCTATGATTTCCGCAACCCAGAACAATTGCTTAATAAGATTAAAGCCAGAGTTTACTCTCCAGAATTTAAACAGAAAGTGGAGCGCATGGATTTTCTGTTTAATGTTATCAGTATCTGTCTTTTTCTTATCTATTTTGTGGTGCAAGGGCTGTACTTAGAGGCCAGACAGTATATGCCGATTTACCTATTTGTGCCTCTCATCGCTATGCTAAGAATCGCCCTAGCAGGGGTAGGTCACTACCTAATTCATCGGCCACAAGTGGGATTAAACAAGGTATTTGCCAATATTTTTGATATTAACTACGTTCCCCTCGCTTTAGTAGTAACAGACGGTCATACTTTACTGCATCATCCCTTTACCCAAACCGATGTTGATATCAAAAAGAATGTTTTCACCTTCATGTTAGAATTGCCTCGTTTTTATCGAGTTCCAGTACATACATTCCATAAAATAGGCCATGTGGTTACGGGAATGTTTGTTCGCATTATGGAATTATGTATCCTCGCTTTTAAAGCAGGTGTTAAGAATATGTATGGCAGTTGGCAGCTGGGATTACCCCATTTTTTAGGTAGTTTTGGTATTCACTTATTACTATTAATCGAACTGGTTATCTTTTGTCTATACGGCCAATTTTGGGCTTGGTTAGCGCAGTTTTTCCTTACCCTCTGGATTAGCACTTTTATGATTGTGGCTAGTCATGATTTTGAAGCCGAAGAACCGCCAATAGATCCTATGGCACCACCTCAATGGGAAACCCAAGATTGGGCGGTTATGCAGATTAAAAATTCCTACGATTTGACTATGGTAGGTAATAAGTATATTGACTGTTTTCTCTCGGCGGGCTTGGCTCCCCACCGGGTGCATCACGTTCTTCCCCAACAAAAAAGTGGTTTTGCCAATATCATCAGTGAAGATATTGTCCGGGAAGAATCGGAAAAATTCGGAGTTGAATGGGCGGCACCTCAAAACTTCTTTTTTGACCGCCTACCAGGGCTAATTAAACACTATCTAGCTGTGCCATCCCGATTAGCCAAAGAGAAGGAGTTGGGATTATTGAAAGAACATTTTCACCCGCAAGCCTTAAGAACAACCCTAGACTATATTGTCAAAGGTTGGGCTGGTATTGGTTCAATTTGAGCCAACAAAAACCAGAAATTCTGTCGGAAAGTTTCGGGAAAATTATTGGGCATCTTACGGATATAATAAAGACCCAGACTTTTCCCTAGCTTTCCAGGCAATTGGTTGACAGAAACCCTCCCTATAATACCTAAACTGGTTCTGATATTTGCCATGCAATCTTCTCAGTTTTTACCTGTCATTGAAAGTCTCGCCACTGGCACTCCGGGCAATCTTGTCCAACAAACGGATGCCGCTAAATTTTTAGCTAACCTCAAAGGTCTAGAGAAGAATCAACATCGTATCGAAAAAATCTACGAACATACCCGGATTGACACTAGGCATCTAGCTATTAACTTATTAACTGAAGAAACTGTTAACTTTAGTCGAGAAGAGGGAACTATTGAACAACGAATGCAAATGTACGAAAAATATGGGCTTCCCCTAGCAGAAGATGTGGCGAGAAGAGTTATTTTAGCCGCATCGGAGCAACAGAAAAAGCATAATCCTTTGAGTACAGAAAAGATCGAGGATTCTATTGGTCTAATCGTATTCGTCACCAGTACAGGCTTTGTTGCCCCGGGTATAGATGCTCAATTAATTAAAAGTTTAGGACTTCGACGCAACATTGCTAGAGTGCCAGTTAATTTTATGGGTTGTGCAGCCGCAATGAATGGTTTACGAGTAGCCTGTGATCATGTAAGAGCCAACCCTGAGCATAAAGCTTTAGTAATTTGTTTAGAATTAAGTTCTATTAATGCCGTTTTTCAAGATGATTTAAATGACATTATCATTCATAGTATTTTTGGTGATGGTTGTGCGGCAGTAGTAATCGGAGCCTACGAACCAGAACAAATACAAGGTCGAGGAAAATTTATCATTCGGGATAATTTTAGTTATCTGGCTGAAAATACCGAAGACGGGATTACCTTAGGCATTAGAGACAATGGTATTACCTGTCTGCTGTCCCGTCAATTACCTGATTATATTGAGTCTGGTGTCGGTCGAATTATTACTAATTTTCTGAATAGTCATGAGATAACCAAGGAAGATATTGATTTATGGATGGTTCACCCTGGAGGGACAAAAATTATTGAAAAAGTGCAACTTTCCCTAGATTTAAATGATGAACAAGTGGCCGATAGTTGGGGAGTTCTCCGTCAATACGGCAACCTACTTAGTTGTGCGATTTTATTTGTAATGGAACGCATGATCTTAAGATTAGAACAAGGATGTGAGACGCAAGCTCTTAAACAAAATAACAGCGGAGTTACTCGTCAAAACGCCGCATCTTTGACAGGTTTGGCCTTCTCTTTTGCCCCAGGAGTTGGTATTGAAGGAATTCTCCTAGAAAAGATTTAACCCCACCCTTGAAAATCTATCACCGGACAGGAGGACAAAATTAATGGAATTTTTGAGATTTTTGCTGGCCATATCCTGGAAACATATCACTATTGCTATCGTAGCAGGTTTAGTTAGCGGTGTTGGCAACGCTCTTTTAATTTCTTTGATTAATCGAGAAGTCCATGAGGGTCATGCGGTCAATGCTCTACAATACTTTAGTATCTTGGCCATATTTATTATAGTGACCAGCATGATCTCGCAATTTATGCTGATTTTTCTCTCGCAGAATGCTATCTATGAACTGCGAGTGAAATTGAGTAAAAATATTTTGTCCTCTCCTTTAGAACATCTAGAGAGACTGAAAGAAAATCGTCTTTTGGTTAGTTTTACCGATGATGTTCATACCCTAACTCATGCAGTGGCATCCGTGCCGAATATCTGTGTGGATTTTGCTACAGTTGTCGGCTGTTTCGTTTACTTTGCTTGGCTATCTAATGCCCTTTTCGTCTTAACGATAGCTTCTACTGTTAGTGCCATCTGGTTTGTGCAAACGATCCTGAATAAAGCCGAACGTTTATTTTTTAAGTCGAGGGAAGAAGAAGACACCCTATTTAAGGATTTTAAAGCCTTGATGAGCGGCATCAAAGAACTCAAGCTCAATCAGTCCAAAAGGCAGGCTTTTATGGAGAAGGAATTGCAGAGTAGTGCTGTACGGCTTCGGCAACTAAATACCAAAGCGATGAAAAGATTTGCGATCGCTAACGGGTTTGGACAACTATCTCAGTTTCTCAGTTTGGGATTTATTCTGTTCATTCTACCTTTGTTTTTAGACATTCCTTTAACGATGTTGGCCGCCTATGTTTTAATTGGTACTTT
This portion of the Microcystis aeruginosa NIES-2549 genome encodes:
- a CDS encoding cytochrome b5-like heme/steroid binding domain-containing protein, whose translation is MNSEQKINTPQNVPAPTPFPNQSGVMPSLPPTDAGRGAPHNQGGVSPFMPPPLPGDIEPPPHPPDGTPLPNVWIYEGEAYDLTEFIAKHPGGQFFIGRTKNRDITTIVNIFHPNPERVKKVLQKYSLGQQGRPEHIHPKYNAPAFLFKEHFNGWRDTPRYDFRNPEQLLNKIKARVYSPEFKQKVERMDFLFNVISICLFLIYFVVQGLYLEARQYMPIYLFVPLIAMLRIALAGVGHYLIHRPQVGLNKVFANIFDINYVPLALVVTDGHTLLHHPFTQTDVDIKKNVFTFMLELPRFYRVPVHTFHKIGHVVTGMFVRIMELCILAFKAGVKNMYGSWQLGLPHFLGSFGIHLLLLIELVIFCLYGQFWAWLAQFFLTLWISTFMIVASHDFEAEEPPIDPMAPPQWETQDWAVMQIKNSYDLTMVGNKYIDCFLSAGLAPHRVHHVLPQQKSGFANIISEDIVREESEKFGVEWAAPQNFFFDRLPGLIKHYLAVPSRLAKEKELGLLKEHFHPQALRTTLDYIVKGWAGIGSI
- a CDS encoding type III polyketide synthase produces the protein MQSSQFLPVIESLATGTPGNLVQQTDAAKFLANLKGLEKNQHRIEKIYEHTRIDTRHLAINLLTEETVNFSREEGTIEQRMQMYEKYGLPLAEDVARRVILAASEQQKKHNPLSTEKIEDSIGLIVFVTSTGFVAPGIDAQLIKSLGLRRNIARVPVNFMGCAAAMNGLRVACDHVRANPEHKALVICLELSSINAVFQDDLNDIIIHSIFGDGCAAVVIGAYEPEQIQGRGKFIIRDNFSYLAENTEDGITLGIRDNGITCLLSRQLPDYIESGVGRIITNFLNSHEITKEDIDLWMVHPGGTKIIEKVQLSLDLNDEQVADSWGVLRQYGNLLSCAILFVMERMILRLEQGCETQALKQNNSGVTRQNAASLTGLAFSFAPGVGIEGILLEKI